Genomic DNA from Mixophyes fleayi isolate aMixFle1 chromosome 7, aMixFle1.hap1, whole genome shotgun sequence:
ATGGAATGTTACTTTGTATTTCTAAAACAAGTTGTGCTATGTATTCACTGTTCTATGATTTATTGGCCTTTATTTCCCATTCCAGAGTCTGAAGCATGTATGAGGGGCGATGGGTGCTACTCTCTGTATCTGCTCTCGAGGGGTCATAACCATTGAAAACAAGCGTTACCTGTTTGTGCAGAAGCTGGGTGAGGGGTGAGTAAGCGTCATCTGTCATCCAAGGACATGGAATGTTTCAGTGCAGTGTCGGTACCAACAGAATTGGTGAATGTGACTATACCCAGAGATGTtcgctgacccctgtgttctggttttggatgtggattaacttcgtgttttggtttaggttttggcaaaaccacccgtgcgtgttttggttttggatcctgatccCCCAAGCCAACCCCCTATAAATCccgttttattttttgttgttgttgctaaaatcacatatttttgcgcGTTTTTTCcactctacattattattaacctcgataacactaatcaagtcatttgcagtcaattttgaccacctcacaggtcacaatattattttcatacactttcaaacaaagactgcagatttagaagaccaagcctgccagtccgattatttgtatttcagcaatggcaattagcaatagagctctcctgaaaGTCACTGTAGACTAtgatgaacactgctacccctcctctttcttttctacctatgacgctgcccaactgcactagagactgccaagcaccgtgctaccccttctgtgtaccGCCTTCCACGGCTGGATCGCTGTggaaggcggtacttatagaatccgaagctcgcgagatccgatgacgtaacaatgacattttgccttgttttcaattccgagggtacgcagccggctcggtactcggatctgctaagttcaggtgtgttcggttctcggggaaccgagcctgagcatctctagttatccCTCATATTGCCTAGTATCAGGTTAAAGGGAGCTTTAATGTGGTGACAATGATACTGGTTGATGAAGTACTGGTGTCAGGTGGGCTGTGGGTTTTGGCTGTGGCACTTAACAAAGATAGTTCTTGCACATCTAATGTTGCCCACACATACTTTGTTATGGCCAGTTGGCACCACTGCCAAGTAATGGAGTTACTAAGGTTTGGCTATGGCCACGTGTTGGCCACAAATTCGAATTGTGTTGTTATTTAATTGCCACTTGCACTTTTGGTAAAACGAACGCACAACATGAGTGATTTAAGGGTCGTCGTTCATTCTAGTTTGCTGCCAACAGGATCAGATTTTGCCAGTACAAAGCCACACACAGTTCAGTGATTGGCCAACTTTCTCAACCAACTACTATATGTGGGCAGCTTAGGGGTACCATAAATTAGGTGAGAGGAACAAATATCTGCTTTATTAAGCGGTGACCTTATTGGTGGCCAGTTGGGGTTAATGAAAGATTGGCGGTTAAATGCAACCAATCGTAGTGCCCATGGTCATGGGCACCTGCAATGATTCCGCTCTCGCCGTCGGGAACTACAAATACCATAAGTAggctaaatagttttttttttttattattttttgtattcaACATTAGTAATACATTGGGGGCGATATAATCCAAATACAATTAAGGTGTTATGTAAATTTTATATGAGAAATGACTGAATAAAATGTTACCTTCTCTATACACAGAAGCATCTTTGCAGGACCTGTTTAAGCTGtgctttgtatatatttatgaaacCGGGAAACATTGTtaaaataatgggtacataaTCTTGTTTTTAGCATTGTTATAATAGTACAATGGTGCTTAACGTTTGAATCTTGTGATCCATCAGCCACCTGACACGACACATCAATATTAAAGCATCATAGCAAATAAAAGTGTCAGGGGTTGTATACGTTTACTCCCGATGTGAGGAACTGCTTAGATTGGGGCATTGCTGATTGTGCGCTGGGTTAATCCatgcatctttttttatttaatcggaCATCAAATGATTCTTACCATGGGGTGCCTATTGCACCATCTGGACAAATTgatgttgttttatatttttctgggGGGAAAACAATAGCAATAGTTACTTTCTTAGCACTATTTGTAAATCTAAATTCACATTTCTACTTTAAGAACATGGAATGTGTTGTGTATAAGTTGGTTTGCTCATAACATTGTatttagtatatttattaaatgtaaaagtaGTTTATTCAGATAGTAATTACACATTGAACTCATTTTTACTTTaaactgtttttaatatttgttcaAATGGCGCTACAAATTGCTCAATAAAACAAAATCAATGttgtgaaataggtttattatgtAAATATCTGAAAAGTTTGAGAAATATCTCATGGGATGAAATACTCACCGTATCATGAAACTTTGTCTCGTCAGCCTAGTATTCTGAGCTATCGCTATCAGCTGTTTCTTCATTCTCACCATCATCATGAACTTTAGAAGATTGAATGGTTGAGACGAGCTCAATAGATTTAACTCGTATTTCTTAATTCGGGGCACGTTCTGTATTCTGCAAAGTAGCTTTCCAAACACCAAGATCTTGCGTGTATTGTAGTAAAGGTTAATGCAGGAGCAATGCTATGAATCTTGCAACCGGGAGATTTGCAGCAGCATGAATGGAATGACCTCAAAATCCTTCTTGGTTTTCTTGTGGACGTGGCAGAGCCTCCTGGTGACAGAATTAATCCTACACCTGCCATCACGATTGTTGATTGTctcccatatcatcatcatttatttatatagagccactaattccgcagcgctgtacagagaactcactcacatcagtccctgccccattggggcttacagtctaaattccctcacacacacacacagactagggtcaatttgttagcagccaattaacctaccagtatgtttttggagtgtgggaggaaacccacgcaaacacggggagaacatacaaactcctcacagataaggccatggtcgggaattgaactcatgaccccggtgctgtaaggcagaagtgctaaccactgagccaccgtgctgtccataaAAGTGCTTCTATTATATAGTTATTACTTAGATTGAATTAAATGGAGTTAGGATGTGAGGAGGACGAAGTATGAGGTAAATAGCAGAAAAATGTTCTCCAGCGcttagaaaaaaacaatatataaaaatcactgtgtcacaATATACTTAAAGGAGAAtttattggggttaagctcacctgccattgtcaaggcatctcctgtaggtgagtccctaagctagtgatacaaatttacattcagggtgtctCATTtagaaccttcccctgaacctccatcttataaagcctgcagcatcCGTAGACAGTGGTCAACTCccgaaaaacaaactagaaaataaTAAAAGCGAAAAAGACGCGCTTCTTCAAATTAaggaaatgtgtacaagtgaataaaataatttgagacggcagccaaggacaaataaaaccaaataaaagtaaaatgttgtccggcgctcagaaacaaacaatatctaaaaaaaaaaattggtaaataGCTTGAAATCTGCAGTTTCTTGACAATACAGAGATTTAATTTTAAAAAGGTTACAAACCCTTTGCTAGCACTGAactgaagagcttacaatctacgtaGTACAGACAGGATGGATAAGGTAGGCGTATATAGGGGAGTGTAGGAACTGCTGTTATTCACCTCTTCGTGTCACTTCTATGATTGTTTGTGCAGGTTGTGTGAAGTGATGgttatacaggatatatatataagtttaatAACCGTCATTGGTAAGTGTGACCTCAGGTTTATCACTGCTTTCATCTGCCTGTGTAATAATCAGCCCGTTTTCAACAACATAATGAAGGGCGTAATATAGGAAAATAGTACAGACGCATCCTATAATGACAGAAGAGCGGAGAGCCTCGTGTGAATTTGTGTTATTTATCGTTTGTCCTGAGGGCTTTATACTCTTCATAGAGCTGGACACAACGAATTGCAGTTCTATGTTGTTCTTGTAGAGAAGGAAAAGACCAGAGAACCtcacatacatttatttaatatgaaatatCTTGTAACGCTCAGAAACATATATGAAAACGTTCTTATAACATTACCTGTTGAAATGTTACACATTGTATGAAGcaactaatatataatatattcttgTACAACTATATGAGATGGGTTGTGTTTTCCTCCGTTCCAGAGGGTTCAGCTATGTCGATCTGTTTGAAGGGGTCCACGACGGCAGGTTCTACGCCGTGAAACGCATATTATGCCATGACCGGGAGGACCGGAAGGAAGCTCTGCACGAGGTGGAGATGCACCGGTTATTTAATCACCCGAACATCTTACGTCTGGAGGCTCACGCAATGATCGAGAAGGGGCCCAAATGGGAAGCCTGGCTCCTGCTTCCCTTCGTCCAGGTAACGGCAGCCCCCAGAACCCGCAGGTCCGCCCGTGGCCAAAAAATGGAATCCAAAACGTTGTTCAGTGGAGGTTTTCTGACGCTAATATAACAGAGCTGACACAACAACACATGTCTCTTCCCACGCCTGTCCTCCGGGGTGTGGTGCTGTGTCTTTGTTTAGCGGCGTGTACATTGGCATAGTTGTGTGACAACACGAAAATAAACACCTGGCCACGTTTCCTAACTTCTAGGAACGCAGAAGTAAAACCAGATTGCAGACATAACTCTCTATGGTGATCCATCATTACAACAGCGCCACTAGCTGGGTATAACAAGAAACTGCAAAGCACCCCTGAATATGCTCGCTGCTAATCTAACACTGCACGGGCAGTTAAACGTGAGAATGCAGCCTAGACGTTCTCAAGCAACTAGTGAGATCGCCGTGTTTAGGCGAATAGTGCACCTTACTGCGCCCTCGGATTCCTTTCTGCAGCCATGCACTGCATACCCAATGTTCAGTCACAGCCCCAATGTATTTATCAAAAGAAATTTCTTACTGAACaggaagacaaaacaaaaatgacatatATGAAGCACTTGCACCTACCTGCATGAATTAGTTCCCCTTTTTGTTTCTCTTTGTGCTGCACTAATATGTAAATTAGTTAGAAGACActgtggggtagatttatcaaatcttctaacaAAGGAAAAATtgcggtgttgcccatagcaaccaatcagattctagcaatcgtGTATCTAGTGCAAACTAGAcagtgatagctagaatgtggttgctatgggcaacaccttcacattTCCTTTTTTGGTAAGTGTATTAAATTTACCCCTCAGTATACAACTAATGTAGTTATTATTGCAGCACAAACTAGGAACTAATTAAtgcaggtaggtgtgtgtgtgtgtgtgtgtgtatatatatatatatatatatatatatatatatataatacagtgtcTGACATATATCCGCATTTCTCTATATTCAGCGGGGGACGTTGTGGAACGAGGTGGAGGCTCTGCGGGATAAGAACACATTCCTGTCTGAAGAGAAGATTCTGTACATTCTACATGGGATCTGTTTGGGTCTGAAAGCCGTCCATGACCagggttacgctcacaggtaccaCCTATCAGCCGACATgaacttgaaaaaaataaaacttattttaaaactcCATGTATGAAGTATCGAGAGATAAATTGGTGTTTTATTCGCACCAGATCTCCGCTATGGTCGGCCGCCGTGATGATTTCTCCATGTCCGATACACTTTATGGTATACACAGAATAATGGAAATGTGCTGAATACACCACGTTCAATCTATAAACAAAGATGTAAGAAAGTATCTGCTACAGCATACATGCTTGATAACAGGGCTCTTTAATTGTCAATTTAAATGATTGACTAAAGGTGTGCTGACCTTTCCCAGAAATATAGCAACGTGCAGTAAACAACTTCTGTTTAGCTTTCTAACTAACCAGCACTACTTTGGCATTCAAAACAATGCTCTAATATACACAGTACTGCCTCAGTCCACTTAAACCTGAAGAAAGTAAAAGACCAAATTTATATATTGTCTTCTAGCCATACACACAAGGAGATGTttgtgaaaactggtgcacaggaataTGGTACTATAACCCCGgcaatcaatcagattttccCTGATCTGTTAGTgttcagaaaataaaaacacaacttcttagctttcatattattatttttttaaaatagatataAATCCTCTATAATCTTTGCGGATTATCCAGATAACCTTTCGTGTTTTTTGTAATTGTAACCGGTGTTTTCTTTAGAGATTTGAAACCCACCAATGTGCTGCTGGAGGAGAATGACCGACCTCTCCTAATGGATCTGGGATCTATGAACCATGCGCGTATTGATGTGACAAGTTCCCGACAGGCGCTGGCGGTGCAGGTATTACAAGCTGCCAGCCCTAGGTGGCTGTGTCAGCGTTATTCTGTATTATTCTTACCCTGTAATATCTGTATTCCTGCTCTGTGAAATGTGATCTTTTATTCCTGGGCAGTGTAGTTACATGTGGTCCTTTTTGTCATAAAATCATCTCTACGTCATTGTTACATAGTCTGTCAGCAAATCAATATTTCTTTTCTGGAGTCTTTActggtataaatatatttagagaGTCTTTCTCTTGCCTCTCCCACATGAGTACGTAAGTGGTTTGTTAAAAGGAATATGCAAGAATTCATCCAGCGTAGCTTGTACGGGCAATCAGACAACAATCTGGTCTGATAAAACCGTTTGTGCATCAAATGGA
This window encodes:
- the STK16 gene encoding serine/threonine-protein kinase 16, translating into MGATLCICSRGVITIENKRYLFVQKLGEGGFSYVDLFEGVHDGRFYAVKRILCHDREDRKEALHEVEMHRLFNHPNILRLEAHAMIEKGPKWEAWLLLPFVQRGTLWNEVEALRDKNTFLSEEKILYILHGICLGLKAVHDQGYAHRDLKPTNVLLEENDRPLLMDLGSMNHARIDVTSSRQALAVQDWAAQRCTISYRAPELFNVNSNCVIDERTDIWSLGCVLYSMMFGEGPYDMIFQKGDSVALAVQNNLSIPENDRYSQELQLLLSSMMVVNHVDRPHISTILTQLEAMHSMVDGQATTRI